TACATCTGCAACTACATTATCTCCTTCAAGATAACGATTGGCAAACTCTTGATTAATATCAATAAACTGTTTATTAGGATCTGCTATACATCTACACGTACTAGCTCCTTTAGTCATTGAAGTCTGGTTAACTGCAAATAACATCTTGCCAGTGTAATCATTTAAAAAGTCACTTACAATTCCTACTCCTCTTATTCCATTCCAAGGAGAATAGGTTGCTGTTGGTAAGTTTCCTGTTGATCTCCAGTTAATATAACCCATTCTGTTAAAACTAGAAACATAATCTACTTTTTCATTAGGTCCTAAAAACACGTACGCTCCTGTAATTGGGAAATATCCAATATTTCTATTATAGTTTGGATCAGATTGATTTTTTTGATTCGTAAAATCAAACCCGATTTGAGGATATACTTTTACGCTACTTAAAACAGGATTAACTGTAGTGTATTTGAATTTAGAATTATCATTTAAATCATCGTCTGCGCCGCTATTTAATCTTCCCCAAGGGCTCATATTGTTTCCAAAACTGCTTCCCAAACTACCTGCATAATGAGATGGGATTCTCCAGCCGTTAGGGCAGGGATCATAAGGCGATTTCAGCTCGTATGATTTGCTGTCTGCCTCTATTAAGTAATCTTCTGGAGTTGCATTTAAACCACGATCATAAGCTTTTCGCCCATTAGAATATAACCCTTTTCTATTATCTGACCAAAGATCCCAAGAAACTCTATCATGTTCACTAGTTCCTAAAAACTTATATTGTACATCCGAAAACCAAGTTCCATAATCGGTATTATCATAACCATTCCATCCGGCATAAGTAATTATTTTCAACGGATTATTTACAGAATATTTTAGGTTGTTCACTATATTCTCGTGTCCACTTATATTATTCCTTAAAATCCAACCTGTTTTTGGGGTAGCTTGATAGGATAATTCTCCAAAATCAGCCGCATTATACTTGCCGGCTTTTCCATTAATAAAATAAGTAGAACCATCTTTGTGAGCTAATGGCGGAATAGGGTCTTTTCTTCCCCATTGGTACATAAGTCCTACTGATTTATTGGAATCGTTTCCTAAAAACTCAGTATTTGTAGCTCCTAAATTTCTGTTCATCCATTTCCACTCTTCATTTGGGATTGGAGTATTATCTACTCTTGTTTCAAAACCTTGTCTGAAAGTAGCGCCATTAGCAGTAGGATCATCTGTAACCCAAACGTGCCAGCTCCACTTCACTTCATAATCATTGATTGTAGGATTAAATGTATTTAAAGAAACCACTGCATTACCTTTTCCTTTAGTAATATCAATAGGAACTTCTATTTCCGCATTTTCTCCTGTACCTCTAATCGCTAATTCATAATCGGTTCCAGACATTACCAAACCTGCTTTATCTTCCCAATACAAGTAAGCTTTAACATCAGTACTGTTTATAGGATTATTAAAAGAAAAATCAGCATTAGAATTATCTTTCCACATTGCATATGCTTTTTTTACTGGTATTCGCAATCCTTTCTTACTTTTATCTTTTTCTATGTCAAAAATATAAGTATTGGGTGCTTTTGTCCAGTCTTGTATAGCATTATCAGGTAGTGCTCCGGCATTAATCGCAACGCATCCGCTTGAACAGTCTGTAGAATCATATGCTGTTGAATTTCCAAAAACTCCTACATACTTGATGAATTTTTTAATTTCCGTTTCAATTTCAGAAAGAGGTCTCATTGGCCCATTCCAGTTAGCTATTACTTTTCTGTTTCTAATGGCTCCTATACCATATAAAGAAGCTTTAGGAGTATTGCTCAGAAAGAAATTTTCAGATCCGGGACCTCTTTGTTTGTCATATAATGGAGGGTAGCCGAAATCATTCACAGTATTATAATTGCTTAATGCATTGACGGTGATGTACTGCCCGGTAGATTTATATACCCTGAAACCTGTTATTTTGCTTACAACAATAACTACGGGTTCCTGATCCGAAATAATGTCGGTCAGTTTCTCGTTGATGTAATTGTAAAGGTTATAATACCTGTTCACTAAAGCGTTAGGGTTTGTAAAATCCAAATATCCTCTACCCCAGGGTTCTCCACCCTCCTCAGGAGGTAAAAACCAGTTACTGAAGTTAATAAAGAAGCCCGAACTTGAAAACTTACCGGCAAATACATAAACAGGATCATGATAAGAAAACTCAAAAGGACTTGTGTCACTGCCTTGGTAGATGTATTTCTGTGAGCTGGCAATCGTACTGATATTATTAGGATTATCAATATTAATCACAGGTGCATTTGGATTGCTGCTATCCAGAGTACCACTGGCGTTAACGGATAATACAATATCATCCAGTTTCTTAGTCAGATGCTGTGATTTTACCCTGTCTTTCACTCCGGAAACACTTCCGTTAGGATTAAATAATACTGTACCACTTTTTTTCGGAGTGAAAAGTATCGTATATTCATTTTCATCCAGTTCACACGTGGCTGCAGTATAATCTCCTAATTTGTAATGGCTTACCGCTTTATTCCACGTAATTCCGGAGAAGTTATCTGTTTCTGAGCTTAGCACAACTTTTAAATTATATGTGCCGCTGCTTGCAGAAGCTGGTAATTCAAAGGTAGCATTAAGGTTTTCATTATACAGATTGCTGGCATATAATGTTTTGCACCACGCAGTAACCCATTCTCCCAGGGCATTCTGATATTTAACGGAAATCAGAACATCGCTGGTGGTAACAGGTTTGTTGAGCTGTCCGCTCATCACAACCGCTCCTTTTTCATTGAGGTTTTGTGAAATAGACATCACGGGACCCAAATCATAAGTGAGGACGGTTACTGGAAGACGACTTTCCAATATAAACCGATCATTAAAAAAGCGCCGGTCCGTATCGCCTCGTGACGAAGCATAAACGGATGCAACTGAGCAGAATACAGCCCAGACTGATAGCATTGATTTTTTTCTCATACGCATGTTTTTTTAGGTTATTAGATTCTGTTTGAATAACTTTTATTCAAATTTTATAGCTTATCATCAATAGTATAGGAAAGAATAGAATACAGTAAAGCAGATGTACTTTTGGTAAAGTAACCGCTACACAAGAATCCGATATTATCATTTGGGGCAGATTTTTGAAAACCGACTGTTCCTTACAATCTTTATTTTTCTATTACTAACCATGGTAAATAATCCGAATTGTGCTTGTATTAAAGCCTTCCAATATAATTATTGCAGGTTTTCGGGCTCGTGTTGTGTTGTGAGTAAAAGTAGGCTGGTAGAATAATATATATTATAGCCTGATCTAAAGATAAAAATCTCATTTTTCATATTTGTGTTTTAGGTTTTTAGTTTTTTTATTGAAAATAATTGATAATCAATTATACTTTTATGCAAACTTACAATCAGAGCAAATTAATAAGAGATATCATAAAAACATACGTTTTTTAATGAAAAATTTCTACTTAGTTTTTTGTGCTTTTTATAATGTTTTTTGTTAAATGTGTGGATAGTACTGCATTAATTTATTAATAACCACTATGTTTGCAAAGTTACGATATTAAAAAAAACACACAATGAGTCAAAAAAATCTGACTAATAGCAATTCGGCTGAAGGGGCAGACATGTGCCCTGTACAGAAGCTTTTAAAAACACTTTCAGGTAAATTAAAATTAGAAGTTTTTATTCTTGCTTCCAAATCTACTTTACGTTTCAGCAGCCTGCTGCGCGACATAGAAGGGTCTAATAAACAAACATTAACAACAGCTCTGAGAGAATTGGAAGACCTGGATTTACTCGAAAGAACCGTTATAACTCAAAAACCTTTACACATAGAATATAATCTTACTGAAAAGGGAAAGTCTCTGATTCCTATTTTACAGCAATTGGAAGGGTTGGTATAGGAATATATTGATGAGTTTAGAAGAGTGAATTATGAATTATGGGTTTTCGAGATCCTGTTTTTTGGGATATGGATTTAAATATTTAATAGGGGCGGGCTTTAGCCTGGTTTCCGTTTAATAAAACGTTTTTCATCCGGCTTTAGTCAAAACTTCGAGGATGGCTAGCCATAAAAAAGCCGGTTCTGAACAGAACCGGCTTGATAGTTATTTGCATGAAGAATTTAAAGGATTATTAAGATAACCTTCTCTCTGCGGTGGCTGTACAAAGTAAGGCGTTCCATAAGTATTTCCAGAGCGGAAAAAGTCGGTGGAAACAACCTGTGCACCACTGCTGAAAGCTGCTTTAGATCTTGTGAGGTCATTAGTTTTAGCTTCATAGGTTTCAATATCAGCCCGGGTTCTGACCATAAATCCCTGTTTTACCAAATCCTGTATCTCTTTCTGTCTTACAATAGCATTGTCTCTTAGGATAAACCCTGCGAAAGCATCATCAGGTTCACTGTTTAGAAACATAACCCTTTCCTTTAGAGATCCGTCCACAAGATAAGGATTGTCTTTGGAAGAAAGGGTTCCGGCACTTCCCGGAAGAAGCATAAAAATGAATTTTCCTTTGCTGTCAGTAAGCTTTGGCCAGTTATTGTGTGTTACAGCCTCTTTGAGTGTTTTATATTTGCCCTGAACGTCTTTTGGAGTGATAATTTTATCCTTTCCAAGATATTTTACAATCTCCTCATCCAGTTCATCGTAGGCTTTCTTATCAAAGGGAAGAACTTTCGTACTGGTTTCAAGAATCGGGAAACCTGAATCTTTAGCTTCAATCATCATGAAGATGGGAGTGTGCCCCGGATGTTGGTCAGACCAGGATTTAAGAGCAGTTAATGCATCTTTTAAAGTAGGGTAATGCGTTCTGAAATCTATATCTGCCATATGCAGGACTTTGAAACCGGGCTGATCCAGTCCTTTTGTATTAAAAGGTGCCAGATCAGTAACTCCCTTTGCCTTTAGCACCTCATACGTTGCAGGATGGCTAAATCGGCCGCCTTCCGGATCGTAATAAACATCTATTTCCAGCCCTCTGAGATTGGCGTTGAGCTGTTCTGTGAAGTTGGGGTGATTATAATTCAGACCTTCTTTCAGATCCATGCCGTAAGGATGATATTCTTTAAATTTGGCCTTTTGATCTTCAGACATCATACTGCTGTATTTCTGCATCATCCCGTTGATGATCGGGGTTACCAGATCCAGTACTTTTGGGTCTACAGGCTGGGCGTAAGAATTATGAGTTCCTACAACCTGCAGCTGATTAATTCTTAGATTCTGGCATTTATCCTGTGCCTGTGCCAGTGCTGTCATACAAAATGCAGCTCCATATATATGCTTTTTCATATGAATAAAATTTTTTGATTAAAAATTGAAAGTAAAACCAAGTTGTCCACGTATCCCTGAATAAGAAATATTTTCTACACGGCCTTTGGTTCCCATATAATAGCGGTTGGGTTCATTAAAAATATTGTTCAGTTCCATAAACAGGCGTACTTTCTTTGTAA
The nucleotide sequence above comes from Chryseobacterium sp. 7. Encoded proteins:
- a CDS encoding winged helix-turn-helix transcriptional regulator, whose translation is MSQKNLTNSNSAEGADMCPVQKLLKTLSGKLKLEVFILASKSTLRFSSLLRDIEGSNKQTLTTALRELEDLDLLERTVITQKPLHIEYNLTEKGKSLIPILQQLEGLV
- a CDS encoding phosphatidylinositol-specific phospholipase C domain-containing protein gives rise to the protein MKKHIYGAAFCMTALAQAQDKCQNLRINQLQVVGTHNSYAQPVDPKVLDLVTPIINGMMQKYSSMMSEDQKAKFKEYHPYGMDLKEGLNYNHPNFTEQLNANLRGLEIDVYYDPEGGRFSHPATYEVLKAKGVTDLAPFNTKGLDQPGFKVLHMADIDFRTHYPTLKDALTALKSWSDQHPGHTPIFMMIEAKDSGFPILETSTKVLPFDKKAYDELDEEIVKYLGKDKIITPKDVQGKYKTLKEAVTHNNWPKLTDSKGKFIFMLLPGSAGTLSSKDNPYLVDGSLKERVMFLNSEPDDAFAGFILRDNAIVRQKEIQDLVKQGFMVRTRADIETYEAKTNDLTRSKAAFSSGAQVVSTDFFRSGNTYGTPYFVQPPQREGYLNNPLNSSCK
- a CDS encoding T9SS type A sorting domain-containing protein; this encodes MRKKSMLSVWAVFCSVASVYASSRGDTDRRFFNDRFILESRLPVTVLTYDLGPVMSISQNLNEKGAVVMSGQLNKPVTTSDVLISVKYQNALGEWVTAWCKTLYASNLYNENLNATFELPASASSGTYNLKVVLSSETDNFSGITWNKAVSHYKLGDYTAATCELDENEYTILFTPKKSGTVLFNPNGSVSGVKDRVKSQHLTKKLDDIVLSVNASGTLDSSNPNAPVINIDNPNNISTIASSQKYIYQGSDTSPFEFSYHDPVYVFAGKFSSSGFFINFSNWFLPPEEGGEPWGRGYLDFTNPNALVNRYYNLYNYINEKLTDIISDQEPVVIVVSKITGFRVYKSTGQYITVNALSNYNTVNDFGYPPLYDKQRGPGSENFFLSNTPKASLYGIGAIRNRKVIANWNGPMRPLSEIETEIKKFIKYVGVFGNSTAYDSTDCSSGCVAINAGALPDNAIQDWTKAPNTYIFDIEKDKSKKGLRIPVKKAYAMWKDNSNADFSFNNPINSTDVKAYLYWEDKAGLVMSGTDYELAIRGTGENAEIEVPIDITKGKGNAVVSLNTFNPTINDYEVKWSWHVWVTDDPTANGATFRQGFETRVDNTPIPNEEWKWMNRNLGATNTEFLGNDSNKSVGLMYQWGRKDPIPPLAHKDGSTYFINGKAGKYNAADFGELSYQATPKTGWILRNNISGHENIVNNLKYSVNNPLKIITYAGWNGYDNTDYGTWFSDVQYKFLGTSEHDRVSWDLWSDNRKGLYSNGRKAYDRGLNATPEDYLIEADSKSYELKSPYDPCPNGWRIPSHYAGSLGSSFGNNMSPWGRLNSGADDDLNDNSKFKYTTVNPVLSSVKVYPQIGFDFTNQKNQSDPNYNRNIGYFPITGAYVFLGPNEKVDYVSSFNRMGYINWRSTGNLPTATYSPWNGIRGVGIVSDFLNDYTGKMLFAVNQTSMTKGASTCRCIADPNKQFIDINQEFANRYLEGDNVVADVATLKEWAKEPNSFIAYTNTANPDDRIVTIKLKKAIAMDMLYLNGGSNRTFREGTKNTPSIVWTTDKNLISKMEIYPNPDNIDENSELRITLKPNVIGNAVVAFHRGNSGQWLNSKMQDPVVWSWHIWAPRSTVNDLPKYVTEENSSLAADNGMVTPNTSGHIINPTKSGVAPMETVFMDRDLGALEDLPIDINTPDRTESNIKTHFASGLHYQWGRKDPLPTFYFNGGTLNRCATCTSAPNVIYNDPSYQVFRQIAAANTDGTINLTSYSAGISDANFRDKTANGYSREYSTYKQEAGVSPTDTPSEKIRKILKYSTENPFYFLFHNTSLDNNPSLTTPTEVGFEEIVYNSADARFAKQNRNVANAQVKDWISDEKEMMPERWGHNTEKSPFDPCPNGYRIPDTTMAGLFGYNQGSSPWFYNKGRANAANLSTYGIGQGVIAQLKGASNNAVGEIKYPGYMLANSANVAYYGYDPSVTYSRFNTYWGWVFNFNGSKYNIGNIPTSGIRGLFGGSGWIPKSIGTPTNTMPTFANSTGLWTASLGDLNSGWAIALRIQSPSVSYIGSVASGTGVYPQAAMSCRCAKDEPRYLGLSVTNNSGKRAVNTFAEKEVEQKVESDKLVVYPNPVSTILYIDAKDTKDYYYQIYNMSGQLVKTGKFENKKTDVSSLLSGAYLIRINDSDSVVKIIKK